The Coffea arabica cultivar ET-39 chromosome 3c, Coffea Arabica ET-39 HiFi, whole genome shotgun sequence genome contains a region encoding:
- the LOC140037726 gene encoding uncharacterized protein, with the protein MLDQTMQLMEEYSSKEAAQVPVEIEIVKEHDRGTQTSANPEEENLSPEDISDIDIVQNGYELFTTFRGLIVDHMFSFHERSKSRKFFFQRSAFDAFRVMEVELNFIYDTLYTKMAVVHSKKGYCLRLICSILIVLSFERFASHHKPDINHFDVATTYILLSGAVLLDFVAFTKLIFSDWTIVKLKNLTVKTTVYAVREKLSCSKRWSNTLWQCNLINFCVNQRWRWLDIAAETVGIKDVLDEMYYKEDIVIPEDLKDFIFIELKVKATKAKTTNVAKEIYSARGDLALLDYTNHYPYPIISSSVGDEVEYDESLLLWHIATELCYCTTPDDGNSNRNYCKLISDYMLYLLVMRPNLMSAVSGIGQIRFRDTCEEAKKFFSRWKSELIIRTPGLGICRKLITCCIAQNGLTGKRLKFSKSKKKCMRKAT; encoded by the coding sequence ATGCTGGACCAAACTATGCAGCTTATGGAGGAGTACTCATCTAAGGAAGCTGCTCAAGTTCCAGTTGAGATAGAGATAGTGAAGGAACATGACAGAGGCACTCAGACTTCTGCAAATCCAGAAGAAGAGAATTTGAGTCCTGAAGACATCAGTGATATAGATATTGTGCAAAATGGGTATGAATTGTTTACCACTTTTAGGGGCCTGATTGTTGACCATATGTTTAGCTTTCATGAGCGCAGTAAGAGCagaaaatttttcttccaaaggtCTGCATTTGATGCTTTCAGAGTAATGGAGGTGGAGCTCAATTTCATATATGATACTCTCTACACTAAGATGGCTGTGGTACACAGTAAAAAAGGTTATTGTCTTCGATTGATCTGCTCTATACTTATAGTGCTTTCTTTTGAGAGATTTGCATCACATCATAAACCCGATATTAACCATTTTGATGTTGCTACTACCTACATTTTGCTTTCGGGAGCTGTTCTCTTGGATTTTGTAGCCTTTACTAAGCTCATTTTCTCAGACTGGACCATAGTCAAGCTTAAGAATCTCACAGTCAAAACAACTGTATATGCAGTCCGTGAAAAGCTGTCATGTTCCAAAAGGTGGTCTAATACCCTTTGGCAATGTAACTTGATAAACTTTTGTGTGAATCAGCGTTGGAGATGGTTAGATATTGCAGCTGAAACCGTTGGAATCAAGGATGTTCTTGATGAAATGTACTACAAGGAGGACATTGTCATTCCAGAGGACTTAAAGGATTTCATCTTTATTGAGCTCAAGGTTAAAGCTACCAAAGCAAAAACCACAAATGTTGCTAAAGAGATATACTCAGCAAGAGGTGATTTGGCACTGTTGGATTACACCAATCACTACCCATATCCCATCATTTCATCAAGTGTAGGTGACGAAGTTGAATACGATGAGAGCCTGTTGCTGTGGCATATTGCCACTGAGCTATGCTATTGCACGACTCCTGATGATGGCAATTCCAATCGCAATTATTGTAAGCTTATATCTGATTATATGTTGTATCTTTTGGTTATGAGGCCTAATTTGATGTCTGCAGTTTCTGGCATTGGACAAATTCGATTTCGGGACACATGTGAAGAAGCTAAGAAGTTCTTCAGCAGGTGGAAATCAGAACTAATTATAAGAACCCCAGGCTTGGGAATTTGCAGAAAATTGATCACCTGCTGCATAGCCCAGAATGGATTAACTGGAAAGAGACTCAAGTTCAGCAAATCGAAAAAGAAATGCATGCGAAAAGCTACTTAA